In one Pseudomonas sp. SCA2728.1_7 genomic region, the following are encoded:
- the proW gene encoding glycine betaine/L-proline ABC transporter permease ProW: MSDFNFLDPFQSLNIPLGSWVETALKYLVHNFREVFRSIRWPVDQVLDGVQWGLLSVPPTVFIIIAGLISWQIGGKRIAIFSVATLTGLGLIGVWSDAMVTLALVLTSLLFCAVIGIPLGILCARSDRTEMIIRPVLDAMQTLPAFVYLVPVVMLFGIGNVPGVIVTIIFSVAPLVRLTNLGIRQVPADKVEAARAFGCTATQMLMKVQLPLAAPTMMAGLNQTLMLSLSMVVVASMISVGGLGLMVLSGIGRLDMGLASVGGAGLVLLAVFLDRLTQAMGERSSDLASGQRWYESGPVGLVMKLKKKKNVARPVTN, from the coding sequence ATGTCAGACTTCAACTTTCTAGATCCTTTCCAAAGTTTAAATATCCCCTTGGGATCCTGGGTGGAAACCGCCCTTAAATATCTGGTGCATAACTTCAGGGAAGTATTTCGTTCGATCCGCTGGCCGGTCGATCAAGTGCTCGACGGTGTGCAGTGGGGACTGCTGTCGGTTCCGCCGACGGTGTTCATCATCATCGCCGGACTGATCAGTTGGCAGATTGGCGGCAAGCGCATCGCCATTTTCAGCGTCGCCACCCTCACCGGGCTTGGACTGATCGGTGTGTGGAGCGATGCGATGGTCACGCTGGCCTTGGTACTGACATCGCTGTTGTTCTGCGCCGTGATCGGCATACCGCTGGGCATCCTGTGTGCACGCAGTGATCGCACGGAAATGATCATCCGCCCGGTGCTGGATGCCATGCAAACGCTCCCTGCATTCGTCTATCTGGTGCCGGTGGTCATGCTCTTCGGCATCGGCAACGTGCCGGGTGTGATCGTCACCATCATCTTTTCCGTCGCGCCGCTGGTGCGGCTGACCAACCTTGGTATTCGCCAAGTCCCCGCGGACAAGGTCGAAGCCGCTCGAGCGTTCGGCTGCACGGCTACGCAAATGCTGATGAAGGTGCAGTTGCCGTTGGCGGCGCCGACGATGATGGCCGGTCTCAACCAGACATTGATGCTGTCGCTGTCGATGGTGGTGGTCGCCTCGATGATCTCGGTGGGCGGTCTGGGCTTGATGGTGTTGAGCGGCATCGGTCGCCTCGACATGGGCCTAGCCAGCGTCGGCGGTGCCGGCCTGGTGTTGCTCGCGGTATTCCTTGATCGACTGACCCAGGCAATGGGTGAGCGCAGCAGCGATCTGGCCAGCGGTCAGCGCTGGTATGAAAGCGGCCCCGTGGGGCTGGTCATGAAACTGAAGAAAAAGAAGAACGTTGCACGTCCAGTGACGAATTGA